In Fusobacterium simiae, a single genomic region encodes these proteins:
- a CDS encoding RrF2 family transcriptional regulator, with protein sequence MKVNTKVRYGLKALAYIAENSTDKKLVRIKEISEDQDISVQYLEQILFKLKNENIIEGKRGPTGGYKLAIEPEEIDLYMIYRILDDEEKVIDCNEMGEGKVHNCSEAGCGDTCIWSKLDNAMTKILSETSLQDFINNGKRIQE encoded by the coding sequence ATGAAAGTGAACACAAAAGTTAGGTATGGTTTGAAAGCATTAGCATATATTGCTGAAAATTCTACTGATAAAAAATTAGTTAGAATCAAAGAAATATCAGAAGATCAAGACATATCAGTTCAATATTTAGAACAGATACTTTTTAAATTGAAAAATGAAAATATTATTGAAGGAAAAAGAGGACCAACAGGAGGATATAAGTTAGCAATAGAGCCTGAAGAAATAGATTTATATATGATTTATAGGATCTTAGATGATGAAGAAAAGGTTATAGATTGTAATGAGATGGGAGAAGGTAAAGTACATAATTGTAGTGAGGCAGGTTGTGGTGATACTTGCATTTGGAGTAAACTTGACAATGCTATGACAAAAATCTTATCTGAAACATCTCTACAAGATTTTATAAATAATGGAAAGAGAATACAGGAGTAA
- the ruvB gene encoding Holliday junction branch migration DNA helicase RuvB, which produces MERIISELEMPNEVEIQKSLRPKSFSEYIGQENLKEKMSISIKAAQKRNMVVDHILLYGPPGLGKTTLAGVIANEMKANLKITSGPILEKAGDLAAILTSLEENDILFIDEIHRLNSTVEEILYPAMEDGELDIIIGKGPSAKSIRIELPPFTLIGATTRAGLLSAPLRDRFGVSHKMEYYNENEIKSIIIRGAKILGVKINEDGAVEISKRSRGTPRIANRLLKRVRDYCEIKGNGTIDKLSAKNALDMLGVDSNGLDDLDRNIINSIIENYDGGPVGIETLSLLLGEDRRTLEEVYEPYLVKIGFLKRTNRGRVVTPKAYQHFKKVEVKI; this is translated from the coding sequence GTGGAAAGAATTATAAGTGAACTTGAAATGCCTAATGAGGTTGAAATACAAAAATCATTGAGGCCTAAAAGTTTTAGTGAATATATAGGACAAGAAAATTTAAAAGAAAAAATGAGTATTTCTATAAAGGCTGCCCAAAAAAGAAATATGGTAGTAGACCACATTTTACTTTATGGACCTCCTGGATTAGGAAAAACAACCTTAGCAGGTGTTATTGCAAATGAGATGAAAGCAAATTTAAAAATAACGTCAGGACCTATACTTGAAAAAGCAGGGGACTTAGCAGCAATTTTAACATCATTGGAAGAAAATGATATTTTATTTATTGATGAAATTCATAGACTTAATAGTACAGTTGAAGAAATTTTGTATCCTGCTATGGAAGATGGAGAGCTTGATATAATTATAGGAAAAGGGCCTTCTGCAAAATCAATAAGAATTGAATTGCCACCTTTTACATTGATTGGAGCTACAACAAGAGCCGGGCTTTTAAGTGCACCTTTAAGAGATAGATTTGGTGTTAGCCATAAGATGGAATACTACAATGAAAATGAAATCAAATCTATTATTATAAGGGGTGCAAAAATTTTAGGAGTAAAAATTAATGAGGATGGAGCAGTAGAAATTTCAAAAAGAAGCAGAGGGACTCCAAGAATAGCAAATAGACTTTTAAAAAGAGTCAGAGATTATTGTGAAATTAAAGGAAACGGGACAATAGATAAATTGAGTGCTAAAAATGCTTTGGATATGTTAGGTGTTGATAGCAATGGTTTAGATGATTTGGACAGAAATATTATTAACTCTATAATTGAAAATTATGATGGAGGACCTGTTGGTATTGAAACTCTATCTCTTTTATTAGGAGAAGATAGAAGAACTTTGGAAGAGGTTTACGAACCTTATTTGGTAAAAATTGGATTTTTAAAAAGAACAAATAGAGGTAGAGTGGTAACCCCTAAAGCATACCAACACTTTAAGAAAGTTGAGGTAAAGATATGA
- a CDS encoding DUF445 domain-containing protein yields the protein MKQLLVMILISATIGWVTNWIAIKMLFRPHKEINFGLFKIQGLIPKRRAEIGSGIANIIQNELISVKDVISNIDRKEFSKRFNSLIDEVLEKNLKKKVKEKFPLLQMFFTDKVAKDVGNTIKDIVMENQEKIFEIFSNYAEENIDFEVIISDKISNFSLDKLEEIITLLAKKELKHIEVIGAVLGALIGAAQYLITLLIR from the coding sequence ATGAAACAATTATTAGTGATGATTTTAATATCAGCTACAATAGGTTGGGTAACAAATTGGATAGCTATAAAAATGCTATTTAGACCACATAAAGAAATAAATTTTGGACTATTTAAAATACAAGGTTTAATTCCTAAAAGAAGAGCAGAGATAGGAAGTGGAATTGCAAATATTATTCAAAATGAATTAATTTCTGTAAAAGATGTTATTTCAAATATTGATAGAAAAGAATTTTCTAAAAGGTTTAATAGTCTAATTGATGAAGTATTAGAAAAAAATTTAAAGAAAAAAGTAAAAGAAAAATTTCCTCTTTTACAAATGTTTTTTACTGATAAAGTAGCAAAAGATGTTGGAAATACTATAAAAGATATAGTTATGGAAAATCAAGAAAAAATATTTGAAATTTTTTCTAACTATGCAGAAGAAAATATTGATTTTGAAGTTATAATTTCTGATAAAATATCAAATTTTTCTTTGGATAAATTAGAAGAAATAATAACTCTTTTAGCCAAAAAAGAATTAAAACATATAGAAGTTATAGGTGCTGTGTTAGGTGCATTAATTGGAGCAGCGCAATATTTAATTACTCTATTAATTAGATAA